The Flavobacteriales bacterium genome has a window encoding:
- a CDS encoding T9SS type A sorting domain-containing protein → MSPNNGFFVYMLRLLFSVVFCLLTGVQYASAQYLFQRVYGGNGYDSGCEVIQASDDGYLVAGSSGSFDDEMSSQVLLLKTDTAGYEEWRYTYGEQYADQATSMQLSSDGYIFIGGYTETVDSSYQMLLMKLTMSGDLLWSKQYGGSDWEFCRQLVALPDGGCVLLGQTYSYGNGNGDFYLVRVNSDGDKLWAKTYGGSRLESGEAISLTTEGGFYLTGYTESYGAGKKDIYLVKTDASGDTIWTGAYGWAEDEYGYGSCTTYDGNVVVVGGTFSHSPGEGDFMMYKISSDGDSINALLQDGSTDEYWLDVIEEQSGSLVTVGYVEDSEFGKEDVRVARVTQDMWFDGLAASRGSAQNDRGFDIKRTSDDAYIIAGVTGGFLNKFDDVYLLKMGLNGGVVNPQLGVNEIDLGGRTFGVTIGPNPISDQSATLFVQNFDELKTRVRGQMQLQIFNAVGQLAEQETVMSGNQSLGQLDLQAGIYQYRLVSGDGILATGKLVKLN, encoded by the coding sequence ATGTCACCAAATAATGGGTTCTTTGTGTACATGCTTCGTTTGTTGTTTTCCGTGGTTTTCTGTCTGTTGACGGGTGTTCAGTATGCATCGGCCCAATACCTCTTTCAGCGGGTTTACGGTGGCAACGGTTACGATTCGGGTTGCGAAGTGATTCAGGCCTCTGATGATGGTTATCTCGTTGCTGGTTCATCGGGCAGTTTCGATGATGAAATGAGCAGCCAGGTGCTGTTACTCAAAACCGATACGGCCGGATATGAGGAGTGGCGATACACTTATGGTGAGCAATATGCCGATCAAGCCACCTCGATGCAACTTTCTTCTGATGGGTACATTTTCATTGGAGGTTACACCGAAACTGTCGACAGCAGTTATCAGATGCTTCTCATGAAATTGACCATGAGCGGAGATCTTCTCTGGTCAAAACAGTATGGAGGTTCCGACTGGGAATTTTGCAGACAATTGGTGGCTTTGCCAGATGGTGGTTGCGTGCTTTTGGGACAGACCTACAGTTACGGAAATGGAAATGGCGATTTCTATCTGGTGCGAGTGAACAGCGATGGAGATAAACTCTGGGCCAAGACATACGGTGGTTCTCGGCTGGAAAGTGGTGAGGCCATTTCTCTGACCACCGAAGGAGGTTTTTATCTCACAGGTTACACGGAAAGCTATGGAGCTGGAAAGAAGGACATCTATCTGGTAAAGACCGATGCTTCCGGAGACACCATTTGGACCGGAGCTTATGGGTGGGCTGAAGACGAATACGGTTATGGATCTTGCACTACCTATGATGGAAATGTGGTGGTTGTGGGTGGAACATTCAGCCATTCACCTGGTGAAGGTGATTTTATGATGTACAAGATCAGTTCGGATGGAGATTCCATCAATGCTCTTTTGCAGGATGGCAGTACGGATGAGTATTGGTTGGATGTGATTGAGGAGCAATCGGGCAGCTTGGTTACCGTTGGTTACGTGGAGGACAGTGAGTTTGGAAAAGAAGACGTCCGCGTAGCACGCGTAACTCAGGACATGTGGTTTGACGGCTTGGCGGCTTCGCGGGGAAGTGCACAGAATGACCGCGGCTTCGATATTAAAAGAACGTCAGATGACGCTTATATCATTGCCGGAGTAACAGGAGGATTTCTGAACAAGTTTGATGACGTTTACCTGTTGAAGATGGGACTCAACGGTGGTGTGGTCAACCCTCAGCTTGGCGTCAATGAGATCGATCTTGGTGGCAGAACGTTCGGGGTGACCATTGGTCCGAATCCGATCTCTGACCAATCGGCTACGCTTTTTGTTCAGAATTTCGATGAATTGAAAACAAGAGTTCGGGGTCAAATGCAGTTGCAGATATTCAACGCTGTCGGTCAGTTGGCGGAGCAAGAAACTGTCATGTCTGGAAATCAGTCCCTTGGGCAATTGGATCTGCAAGCAGGAATCTACCAGTACAGACTGGTGTCTGGAGATGGCATTCTGGCCACAGGCAAGTTGGTGAAACTGAACTGA